In the Verrucomicrobiia bacterium genome, one interval contains:
- the rpsF gene encoding 30S ribosomal protein S6, with amino-acid sequence MKRYEGLFILNTAGKEEGVKDIIDQITAEITGAGGKVETVQKMDKRQFARAPHRKYQSGFYVNFIFEAEAGVLAPLRGKFRLNDDVYRVVFTEAGAVAGVAA; translated from the coding sequence GTGAAACGATACGAAGGTCTGTTCATCCTGAACACGGCGGGCAAGGAAGAGGGTGTGAAGGACATCATCGACCAGATCACCGCGGAGATCACGGGGGCTGGCGGGAAGGTTGAGACGGTGCAGAAGATGGACAAGCGGCAGTTCGCCCGGGCTCCGCATCGCAAGTACCAGTCGGGCTTTTACGTGAACTTTATTTTCGAGGCCGAGGCGGGGGTCCTGGCGCCGCTGCGGGGGAAGTTCCGGTTGAACGACGACGTGTACCGGGTGGTGTTCACGGAGGCCGGCGCGGTGGCGGGCGTCGCGGCCTAG
- the ssb gene encoding single-stranded DNA-binding protein: MASFNKVILLGNLTRDPELRFTPKGQAVARIGLAVNRSYKTESGESREEVTFIDVDAWGKQAELIGQYLRKGSPLFVEGRLKLDQWDDKNTGQKVSKLRVVMEGFQFVGGPRSGEGGGGPTGGSMGGPMGGSMGGSMGSGASSASPPPRAQRSAPAPSDGGDGPQGEVDDVPF; encoded by the coding sequence ATGGCCAGCTTCAACAAGGTGATCCTGCTGGGGAATCTCACCCGGGATCCGGAGCTGCGATTCACGCCGAAGGGGCAGGCGGTGGCCCGGATCGGCCTTGCGGTTAATCGTTCCTACAAGACCGAAAGCGGCGAGAGCCGGGAGGAGGTCACCTTCATCGACGTGGATGCCTGGGGCAAGCAGGCGGAGTTGATCGGGCAGTATCTCCGGAAGGGCAGTCCACTGTTTGTGGAGGGGCGTCTCAAGCTGGACCAGTGGGATGACAAGAACACGGGCCAGAAGGTGTCGAAGCTGCGGGTGGTGATGGAGGGGTTTCAATTTGTCGGCGGGCCGCGGTCGGGGGAGGGAGGCGGCGGTCCGACGGGAGGCTCGATGGGCGGTCCGATGGGCGGTTCGATGGGCGGTTCGATGGGATCCGGGGCTTCGTCGGCGTCCCCTCCCCCCCGGGCACAGCGTTCTGCGCCGGCACCATCGGACGGTGGGGACGGGCCTCAGGGCGAGGTCGATGATGTTCCCTTTTGA
- the rplI gene encoding 50S ribosomal protein L9 translates to MSKTEVILIQNVVGLGAETDHVKVAPGYARNFLYPRGLAIPLTAANKRRLEVLKQRRGEREANELNAMSELGRSMSKLILHLKVKTGEDGRMFGGVTSGLIVDELKNQFDAVVDKKKIHIEHPIRTLGDHEVELRLHPEVVVTMKVLVESSTPLPPKQEEDPAKAGKDKEAAAKGERPARGARGPDKFRK, encoded by the coding sequence ATGTCGAAGACCGAAGTCATCCTCATCCAGAACGTCGTCGGACTCGGGGCCGAAACGGACCACGTCAAGGTGGCGCCCGGATACGCGCGCAATTTTCTTTATCCGCGGGGACTGGCGATCCCGCTGACGGCGGCGAACAAGCGTCGCCTGGAGGTGTTGAAGCAGCGTCGGGGCGAGCGCGAGGCGAACGAGCTGAACGCGATGAGCGAGCTGGGCCGGAGCATGTCGAAGCTGATCCTGCACCTCAAGGTCAAGACGGGTGAGGACGGGCGGATGTTTGGCGGGGTGACCTCGGGCCTGATCGTGGACGAGCTGAAGAACCAGTTCGACGCGGTGGTGGACAAGAAGAAGATCCACATTGAGCACCCGATCCGGACGCTGGGCGATCACGAGGTCGAACTGCGCCTGCACCCTGAGGTCGTGGTGACCATGAAGGTGTTGGTGGAAAGTTCGACACCGCTGCCGCCGAAGCAGGAGGAGGACCCGGCCAAGGCGGGCAAGGACAAGGAGGCGGCCGCGAAAGGCGAGCGTCCGGCTCGGGGAGCGCGGGGCCCCGACAAGTTTAGGAAGTGA
- a CDS encoding AAA family ATPase: MGTTHDDFLSVEIDRLEREHGIFRAPVIEYFRHRSFHTRAVFAEWDEERMLRELKAQVYRSEVVLEGLGETSIPRSTRVVLFRFEPDVFGVLERSSLFVYAGDAERAEDLATRLRDEFTRPTPPTVPGFHLLSTQHGHVSTQHVPVGVTEPMEPASLALHYGEDMIEFEKSFTKALEKGVRGVSIFRGEPGTGKTTYIRHLMARFRESHRFYYLPIHAHLSLGAPSMVDFWTGELKAHPGANRVVVLEDAEESLMNRGPGNKEQVSTLLNVADGLLGEMLRVHLICTVNCPMERLDPAIIRPGRLVASREFRRMNSADARRLAETRRLHLPPQADYSLAEIYATAPLGSPVPAPPAILGFAPPETTPKGPRGPVTS; the protein is encoded by the coding sequence ATGGGAACTACCCACGATGACTTCCTCTCGGTCGAAATTGACCGCCTGGAGCGCGAACACGGCATCTTTCGCGCCCCCGTGATCGAGTACTTCCGGCACCGCTCGTTCCACACCCGCGCCGTATTTGCCGAATGGGACGAGGAACGGATGCTTCGCGAGCTGAAGGCCCAAGTCTATCGGTCCGAGGTGGTTCTCGAAGGTCTCGGGGAGACCTCCATCCCGAGATCGACCCGCGTCGTCCTCTTTCGATTCGAACCGGATGTCTTCGGGGTCCTGGAAAGATCCAGCCTCTTCGTCTACGCCGGTGACGCGGAACGGGCGGAAGATCTGGCGACGAGGCTGCGCGACGAGTTCACCCGCCCGACGCCGCCGACGGTGCCGGGGTTCCACCTCCTGAGCACGCAGCATGGCCACGTCAGCACGCAACACGTGCCGGTCGGGGTCACCGAACCGATGGAACCCGCGTCCCTCGCACTCCACTACGGCGAGGACATGATCGAGTTCGAGAAATCGTTCACCAAGGCACTCGAGAAGGGGGTTCGCGGCGTCTCCATCTTCCGGGGTGAGCCGGGTACGGGCAAGACGACCTACATCCGCCACCTGATGGCAAGGTTCCGGGAAAGTCACCGGTTCTACTATCTTCCCATCCATGCCCACCTGTCCCTGGGGGCACCCTCCATGGTGGACTTCTGGACCGGGGAGTTGAAGGCGCACCCCGGTGCCAACCGTGTCGTCGTGCTCGAGGATGCCGAGGAATCGCTGATGAACCGGGGCCCGGGCAACAAGGAGCAAGTCTCAACCCTGCTGAATGTGGCCGATGGCCTGCTGGGTGAAATGCTCCGTGTCCACCTGATCTGCACGGTGAACTGCCCGATGGAGCGGCTCGATCCGGCAATCATCCGCCCCGGCCGCCTGGTGGCCAGTCGCGAGTTTCGGCGAATGAATTCAGCCGACGCCAGACGCCTCGCCGAAACCCGCAGGCTGCACCTCCCCCCACAGGCCGACTACTCCCTGGCCGAGATCTACGCCACCGCGCCACTCGGATCCCCAGTGCCCGCACCCCCCGCGATCCTGGGCTTCGCCCCCCCGGAAACAACCCCCAAAGGACCGCGCGGCCCGGTCACTTCCTAA